The sequence below is a genomic window from Sorangiineae bacterium MSr12523.
CTCGAGCTTTCCAACGAGTTCCTCGAAGCCCTCGAGGTCGCGCAGGAGCCAATAGCGACCCTGCCATGGCGGGGCTGGGGCGATTCGAACGAGCACGCGATCGCGAACGAGGAAGCGGCGCACGCGAATGGACGCGACCTCGTGCATATCGAAACTGTGACGACGTCCATAGCGACGGAATGTCAGTGTGGAATCGTCGAGCTCGATCTGACTCGGGAAGTGCAGCGTGAGTGCGCCCCAAGCGAGGACCAAGGGAATGGCCACGCGAAGGGCGACGGCTACGGAGCCGAGGGTGCCCTCGGGTGTCCACTCGAGCAGCGCCACGAACACGGCTGCGAGCAGCGCATCTTGGCCGACCAGCGATACGCAATAGTGACGCCGCGCGTACGAAAACCGATGCATCCCTCGCCCACGCTCAAGCGCTGAGAAGCTTGACGATGCGCTCGATGTCCTTGTCGATACCGATGCCGGTGAGAAAGCTCACGGTTCGAACGATGGGTTTTCCCTTGGAGTCGCCTACTTCCGTGGTGGAAACGACCAGATCGAAGCCCGAGATTTTGCTTTCCACTTCCGAGGCTTTGCATTGCTCGATTCGAACGAACAACCCGCGCGCACGAAGAAGCTCGCCCAGCTTTTGAACGACCACCGTGGAGGTTGCGATCCCCGAGCCGCAAGCAACCAAGATTTTCTTCACGCTCCAAGAATCGCCGAGCATGGATGCCGCAGCAAGGGGTTGTCACCGATTCCGTGGACCTTCGGTTTCACCCAAAGCCACCTTGACCGACGCGATGCGTTCACATGCCACGCTGAGAGCGTCTACGCCGAGGCCGACGAGCTGCCGTGCCATCTCCGGATGTCCTGCGAGTTC
It includes:
- a CDS encoding PTS sugar transporter subunit IIB, coding for MLGDSWSVKKILVACGSGIATSTVVVQKLGELLRARGLFVRIEQCKASEVESKISGFDLVVSTTEVGDSKGKPIVRTVSFLTGIGIDKDIERIVKLLSA